In the genome of Rhodoferax sp. BAB1, one region contains:
- a CDS encoding ligase, producing MPITSTAAQEQAWNRQQLEQPVVAPLWRVWTYEQPALVLGCSQRALYERAASGARSVEVLLRESGGGAVLTGPWLVSVSLVLPPGHAWLGQGLLESYRRLGQLHADALAELGVAASALPPAQIPDLQDALAKQGPPAPDWACFGSLSPWEVVDAGGRKLVGLAQRRRRQGVLLVAGTLLAPPDWGLLCETMGQPHAATLLRQRTVACEQLLGRVLAPATWRETLAGRLAQALG from the coding sequence ATGCCCATCACCAGCACCGCTGCCCAGGAGCAGGCCTGGAACCGCCAGCAGCTGGAACAGCCGGTGGTGGCGCCGTTGTGGCGCGTCTGGACCTACGAGCAGCCCGCACTGGTGCTGGGCTGTTCGCAGCGCGCGCTGTACGAGCGCGCGGCCTCCGGTGCCCGATCCGTGGAGGTGCTGCTGCGCGAGTCCGGCGGCGGCGCCGTGCTCACCGGGCCCTGGCTGGTGAGTGTCTCGCTTGTGCTGCCACCGGGTCACGCCTGGCTGGGACAGGGCCTGCTGGAAAGCTACCGCCGGCTGGGCCAGCTGCATGCCGATGCCTTGGCGGAGTTGGGCGTGGCCGCATCGGCGCTACCGCCGGCGCAAATCCCGGACCTGCAGGACGCGCTCGCCAAGCAAGGCCCGCCCGCGCCGGACTGGGCCTGCTTCGGCAGCCTCTCACCCTGGGAGGTGGTGGATGCCGGGGGCCGCAAGCTCGTGGGCCTGGCGCAGCGGCGCAGGCGGCAGGGCGTGCTGCTGGTGGCGGGCACGCTGTTGGCGCCGCCGGATTGGGGTCTGCTGTGCGAGACCATGGGCCAGCCCCACGCCGCGACGCTGCTGCGGCAGCGTACGGTCGCCTGTGAACAGCTGCTGGGACGGGTCCTGGCACCCGCGACCTGGCGCGAGACCCTGGCAGGCCGGCTGGCGCAGGCGCTGGGATAA
- a CDS encoding formylmethanofuran dehydrogenase subunit E family protein: protein MNSWNRWLLAATLALCGAPAMAAEPTYRQGEDIFIETGVEAPDRSPTWYASVVARPYAPVFEMLATRGTQGRYYPYTYPVTLKDIIRWHGHDCEGLTHAANAAHVAFRILFPDGIVDRSVLWGISGESPCWSDAVAFLTGARLQYGNLGYFRNKDYGHAIVLYREDTGVAVLATWKQGINNIPGEPVVLPEAITWRPKMTMADVERLKAAVKTAGGEPTPYQVDQMRYQQWSHLNDILGRPLEESYQARVIENFRWADWIDPARTVAKPQARSDTRLKNYPNRTRPIEGPR, encoded by the coding sequence ATGAATTCATGGAACCGGTGGCTGCTTGCAGCTACGCTCGCACTGTGCGGGGCGCCTGCGATGGCCGCGGAGCCCACCTACCGGCAGGGTGAAGACATCTTCATCGAAACCGGGGTCGAGGCACCCGACCGTTCGCCGACCTGGTACGCCTCGGTGGTGGCCAGACCGTATGCGCCCGTTTTCGAGATGCTCGCCACCAGAGGAACGCAGGGCCGTTACTACCCTTACACCTATCCCGTCACGCTCAAGGACATCATCCGCTGGCACGGGCACGACTGCGAGGGGCTCACCCACGCGGCGAATGCGGCGCATGTGGCGTTCAGGATCCTGTTCCCCGATGGCATCGTCGACCGCAGCGTCCTGTGGGGTATCAGCGGCGAGTCTCCCTGCTGGTCGGACGCAGTCGCCTTTCTCACCGGCGCACGACTGCAATACGGCAACCTCGGCTACTTCCGCAACAAGGACTACGGCCACGCGATCGTGCTGTACCGCGAGGACACCGGGGTGGCGGTGCTGGCAACCTGGAAGCAGGGCATCAACAATATTCCAGGCGAACCCGTGGTGCTGCCGGAAGCGATCACCTGGCGGCCGAAGATGACGATGGCGGATGTCGAGCGCCTGAAGGCGGCGGTGAAGACGGCGGGTGGCGAGCCGACGCCCTACCAGGTCGACCAGATGCGCTACCAGCAATGGAGCCATCTGAACGACATCCTCGGCCGGCCTCTGGAGGAGAGCTACCAGGCCAGGGTGATCGAGAATTTCAGGTGGGCCGACTGGATCGATCCGGCCAGGACGGTCGCCAAGCCCCAGGCCCGGTCCGACACCCGCTTGAAGAACTACCCGAACCGGACCCGGCCAATCGAGGGCCCCAGGTAG
- a CDS encoding efflux RND transporter periplasmic adaptor subunit — MNLSRKKLWIGGSLLLAVLLLVWAFWPQATEVELGAVSRGPFERAVQEDGKTRLRERYVVSTPLTGRVQRIALKQGDSVARDAVLATLWPVMPGLLDERARQEQNERIGAMEAAVRRASANVERAKAALDQAVADLKRSETLAQQGFVSPTQNETGRLTVRLRQKELDSARQEEDATGHELAQARIAIRTFSTGVTAQRSWAIKAPIAGKVLKINQQSEGLVQAGTALLELGDPGDLEVVVDLLTEDAAQVQPGTPALLSNWGSPQPLPARVRLVEPAAYTKVSALGVEEQRVNVVLDILAPREQWNALGDGYKADVRIVVQTEKDALKVPVSALFPSGARAALYAMEKGRARLHEVEVLARNGSEAWIRGELAPGTELILFPPSSLKDGERVKKLVGG, encoded by the coding sequence ATGAATCTCTCCAGGAAAAAACTGTGGATCGGTGGCAGCCTGCTGCTGGCCGTCCTGCTGCTGGTCTGGGCCTTCTGGCCCCAGGCCACGGAAGTGGAACTGGGCGCGGTGAGCCGTGGCCCCTTCGAGCGCGCTGTGCAGGAAGACGGCAAGACCCGCCTGCGCGAACGCTACGTGGTGTCCACGCCGCTGACCGGTCGCGTGCAGCGCATCGCGCTCAAGCAGGGCGACAGCGTGGCGCGCGACGCCGTGCTGGCCACGCTGTGGCCCGTCATGCCCGGCCTGCTGGACGAACGCGCCCGCCAGGAACAGAACGAGCGCATCGGCGCCATGGAAGCCGCCGTGCGCCGCGCCAGCGCCAATGTGGAGCGCGCCAAGGCCGCACTGGACCAGGCCGTGGCCGACCTCAAGCGCAGCGAGACGCTGGCGCAGCAGGGTTTTGTCTCGCCCACGCAGAACGAGACCGGGCGCCTGACCGTGCGCCTGCGCCAGAAGGAACTGGACAGCGCGCGCCAGGAAGAAGACGCCACCGGCCACGAACTGGCACAGGCGCGCATCGCCATCCGCACCTTCAGCACCGGTGTCACAGCGCAGCGCAGCTGGGCCATCAAGGCCCCGATCGCCGGCAAGGTGCTCAAGATCAACCAGCAGAGCGAAGGCCTGGTGCAGGCCGGCACGGCGCTGCTGGAGCTGGGCGACCCCGGCGATCTGGAAGTGGTGGTGGACCTGCTGACCGAAGATGCCGCCCAGGTCCAACCCGGCACGCCGGCCCTGCTTTCCAACTGGGGCAGCCCGCAGCCGCTGCCCGCTCGCGTGCGCCTGGTGGAGCCGGCCGCCTACACCAAGGTCTCGGCTCTGGGCGTGGAGGAGCAGCGCGTCAACGTGGTGCTGGACATCCTCGCGCCGCGCGAGCAGTGGAACGCCCTGGGTGACGGCTACAAGGCCGATGTGCGCATCGTGGTGCAGACCGAGAAGGATGCGCTCAAGGTGCCGGTCAGCGCCCTCTTCCCCTCCGGCGCCCGTGCCGCCCTCTACGCCATGGAAAAGGGCCGCGCCCGCCTGCATGAGGTGGAAGTGCTGGCGCGCAACGGCAGTGAGGCCTGGATCAGGGGCGAACTGGCACCGGGCACCGAGCTCATCCTCTTCCCGCCGAGTTCGCTGAAGGACGGCGAACGGGTCAAGAAACTGGTGGGCGGCTGA